The following proteins are encoded in a genomic region of Kosakonia oryzae:
- a CDS encoding methyl-accepting chemotaxis protein produces the protein MFKELKISTGISIVLGVIVVCIIFVSSYGLSNALTAADNFDATVVANKKIDTLNDALINVNSTVARVNAMMLAVMLQQEIKQEDLVAIDATLADAQKKVSIFGNTPFDDETEKKIGHDIQQSFEAVIATTVNKKGFITNPGNYHGNLLAESRQRIALQDHVSQYVEYANRLLKQYGETSHGHIQKMTIFTVIALVVALLCAFLSRQWLKRTLFRRLEQVKQSFQLIATGNLSEAIDIGAKNEIGEMLIEVEKMRLSLTDTVYGIRNGVKHIYGNAQEIANSNNDLSSRTEEQASALQQTAASMEELKITVRQNADNAHNAKQLAESASSSAQSGGEVMGNLERIMEEITVNSRQIADINSVIDSIANQTNILALNAAVEAARAGEQGRGFAVVAGEVRNLAKRSADAAKEIRQLINTCVANMNTGSQEVQLAGTSMQEIVKSVIQVTDIMAEIASASEEQSTGINQIAQAVNEMDLVTQQNATMVEQAAGTATNVEQHARNLDQIVAEFTVNEHHVSAVARERNKVEIPRVVNSPVIREFTPAQKTEGEWETF, from the coding sequence ATGTTTAAAGAGTTAAAAATTTCAACCGGGATCAGTATTGTTCTCGGTGTTATTGTTGTCTGTATTATTTTTGTTTCATCTTACGGATTGAGTAATGCGCTGACTGCGGCGGATAATTTCGATGCCACTGTTGTGGCGAATAAAAAAATTGATACGCTTAATGACGCATTAATCAACGTTAACAGTACTGTTGCCCGTGTGAATGCCATGATGCTGGCCGTTATGCTGCAACAGGAAATAAAACAAGAAGATCTGGTGGCGATCGATGCAACCCTGGCTGACGCACAAAAAAAGGTGAGCATCTTCGGCAATACGCCTTTCGATGATGAAACCGAGAAAAAAATCGGCCATGACATTCAGCAGAGCTTTGAAGCAGTCATTGCTACTACGGTGAATAAAAAGGGATTTATCACTAATCCAGGCAACTATCACGGTAACCTGCTGGCAGAATCCAGACAGCGTATTGCCTTGCAGGATCACGTTTCTCAATACGTAGAGTATGCGAATCGTCTGCTCAAGCAGTACGGTGAAACCTCGCATGGGCACATCCAGAAAATGACTATTTTCACCGTCATCGCGCTGGTGGTGGCTCTGTTGTGTGCCTTCCTTTCCCGCCAGTGGCTGAAGAGAACGCTGTTCCGTCGTCTGGAGCAGGTGAAACAGTCTTTTCAGTTAATCGCGACTGGGAACCTGAGCGAAGCGATTGATATTGGTGCAAAAAACGAAATTGGCGAGATGCTGATTGAAGTTGAAAAGATGCGCCTGTCGCTGACAGATACGGTCTACGGCATTCGTAACGGCGTGAAGCATATTTATGGTAACGCGCAAGAAATCGCCAACAGCAACAACGATCTCTCTTCACGTACCGAAGAGCAGGCTTCCGCGCTGCAACAAACCGCAGCCAGCATGGAAGAGCTGAAAATCACTGTACGTCAGAATGCCGACAACGCCCATAATGCGAAACAACTGGCGGAAAGCGCCAGCAGCAGCGCGCAAAGTGGCGGTGAAGTGATGGGCAATCTTGAGCGCATCATGGAAGAAATTACGGTTAACTCCCGTCAAATTGCCGACATCAACAGCGTTATTGACAGCATTGCTAACCAGACCAACATCCTGGCGCTCAACGCGGCAGTGGAAGCGGCCCGCGCCGGGGAACAGGGTCGTGGCTTTGCCGTGGTTGCCGGTGAAGTGCGTAACCTGGCAAAACGCAGCGCCGATGCGGCCAAAGAGATCCGTCAGCTGATCAACACCTGTGTAGCGAATATGAATACCGGTTCGCAGGAAGTGCAACTGGCCGGTACATCGATGCAGGAGATCGTGAAGTCTGTTATCCAGGTGACTGATATTATGGCGGAAATCGCTTCTGCTTCTGAAGAGCAAAGCACCGGCATCAACCAGATTGCCCAGGCGGTTAACGAAATGGACCTCGTTACGCAGCAGAACGCCACGATGGTTGAACAGGCGGCAGGCACGGCTACTAATGTCGAACAGCACGCCCGTAATCTCGATCAGATTGTCGCGGAGTTTACGGTAAATGAGCATCATGTTTCGGCTGTAGCGCGTGAGCGAAATAAGGTTGAAATTCCCCGCGTGGTTAATTCTCCGGTTATTCGGGAATTCACACCTGCGCAAAAAACAGAAGGTGAATGGGAAACCTTTTAA
- a CDS encoding RNA polymerase sigma factor FliA — translation MNGIYSSDGTIQKEQLWPKYGYLVRYEALKLQSKLSSSVDIDDLIQAGAIALLDAVEQFDPTKGVKMSVYIAQRLRWAFMDELREHDWVPRRVRRKSREVSAAIMRVEQSTGGAASEADVAAEMGMSLQEYQQTLAETNTSMLCSLDELQELLADGLELEELEQDHLDPLHDALLGDLTKQVSNEIKALPEREQTLLNLYYQQDLNMKEVGVLLGITETRVSQLHSQTIKRLRARLEERGWE, via the coding sequence GTGAATGGGATTTATAGCTCTGACGGCACAATTCAGAAAGAACAACTATGGCCTAAATATGGTTATTTAGTCCGCTACGAAGCACTGAAATTACAATCCAAATTATCATCAAGCGTTGATATTGACGATTTAATTCAGGCAGGCGCCATTGCGCTTCTGGATGCAGTAGAACAGTTTGACCCGACTAAAGGGGTCAAGATGAGTGTTTATATTGCGCAACGCCTTCGCTGGGCATTTATGGATGAATTACGCGAACATGACTGGGTTCCTCGCCGCGTTCGCCGTAAATCCCGCGAAGTCTCTGCCGCGATTATGCGCGTGGAACAGAGCACCGGCGGTGCAGCTTCGGAAGCGGATGTTGCAGCGGAAATGGGAATGTCGCTGCAGGAGTATCAGCAGACGCTGGCAGAAACGAATACCAGCATGCTCTGCTCGCTGGATGAACTTCAGGAATTGCTGGCAGATGGTCTTGAACTGGAAGAGCTGGAACAGGATCACTTAGACCCGTTGCATGATGCGCTGTTAGGCGATCTGACAAAGCAAGTCAGCAATGAGATCAAAGCGTTGCCGGAAAGAGAGCAAACGCTGCTGAATCTTTATTACCAACAAGATTTGAATATGAAAGAGGTTGGCGTGCTGCTGGGCATTACGGAAACACGCGTGAGCCAACTGCACAGCCAAACAATTAAACGGTTACGAGCCCGCCTGGAAGAGCGCGGGTGGGAATAA
- the flhD gene encoding flagellar transcriptional regulator FlhD codes for MNVTAFDEPLQCIRDMNLSYLLLAQRLIMEDKLSATFRLGLNESTIDMLKDLSLSQLIKLSSTGQLICRLRIDSDMVIDCLTKDSRIDALQNIHTGIILSTELLKSLAEEERPAA; via the coding sequence ATGAATGTGACAGCGTTTGACGAGCCACTGCAATGTATCCGTGATATGAATCTTTCTTATCTGCTGCTGGCGCAGCGGTTAATTATGGAAGATAAATTATCCGCTACATTTCGCCTTGGGCTGAATGAATCAACAATTGATATGTTGAAAGATTTATCGCTTTCGCAGCTTATTAAACTTTCATCAACAGGCCAGCTAATATGCCGCTTGCGCATTGACAGCGATATGGTAATTGACTGCCTGACGAAAGATTCGCGTATTGATGCTTTACAAAACATTCATACTGGAATCATTTTGTCGACAGAGTTACTTAAATCGCTTGCTGAGGAAGAACGTCCAGCAGCCTGA
- the flhC gene encoding flagellar transcriptional regulator FlhC encodes MCEKSIISEIKDAQIAVELISFGARMQVLESETSLSRRRLLKLYKEIKGCSPPKGMLPFSADWYMSWEQNIHSSIFYNIYRCLEKTEGGRPVETMLKGYRLYLENSLTSKDKKPVLGITRAWTLLRFVDCGMIRHTECCSCGGSFITTQENPDAIYTCSLCFPPSRAIKRVSPEVFLMERYR; translated from the coding sequence ATGTGTGAAAAAAGCATCATCTCTGAAATCAAGGATGCGCAAATTGCCGTGGAATTGATTTCCTTTGGTGCACGGATGCAAGTCCTCGAGAGCGAAACAAGTTTAAGTCGCCGCAGGCTTTTAAAACTCTATAAAGAAATTAAAGGATGTTCACCACCGAAGGGGATGTTACCTTTTTCCGCTGACTGGTATATGTCCTGGGAACAGAATATTCACTCATCGATTTTCTATAATATTTATCGTTGTCTGGAAAAAACCGAAGGTGGCCGTCCTGTTGAAACAATGCTGAAAGGTTATCGTCTGTATCTTGAGAATAGTCTTACCAGCAAAGATAAAAAACCTGTGCTCGGTATTACTCGCGCATGGACATTATTACGCTTTGTTGATTGCGGCATGATCAGGCATACGGAATGTTGCTCTTGTGGTGGTTCGTTTATTACTACGCAGGAGAATCCCGATGCGATATACACTTGCAGTTTATGTTTTCCGCCTTCGCGCGCAATTAAACGTGTCAGCCCGGAAGTTTTTTTAATGGAACGGTACCGGTAA
- the motA gene encoding flagellar motor stator protein MotA: MLVIIGYVVVFAAVFGGFAISGGNLGALFQPTELLIIGGAGLGAFLVGNNGKAIRATMKAFPRFFRGSYYTKALYMDLMALMYLLLSKSRQSGVVALENDIEDPQNSAIFSAYPRLLADSEIMNFLVDYLRLMISGNMNAFEMEALMDEEIETCEHEHDVPANSINAVGDALPAFGIVAAVMGVVNALAAADRPAAELGELIAHAMVGTFLGILIAYGMVLPLATLLRQRSAEHLKMLECIKTTLLCSIHGYAPQIAVEFGRKTLYSTERPSFAELDEHVREVRSSSSSAPTGEAT, encoded by the coding sequence GTGTTAGTCATTATTGGCTATGTCGTGGTATTTGCAGCCGTATTTGGTGGCTTTGCTATCAGTGGCGGTAATCTCGGCGCACTCTTTCAGCCGACTGAATTATTAATCATCGGTGGCGCCGGTCTGGGTGCTTTTCTGGTGGGGAATAATGGCAAAGCGATCCGCGCGACCATGAAAGCTTTTCCTCGGTTCTTTCGGGGTTCGTATTACACCAAAGCGTTATACATGGACTTAATGGCGCTGATGTATCTGCTGTTGTCCAAAAGCCGTCAGAGTGGGGTTGTTGCGCTGGAGAACGACATCGAAGACCCGCAAAACAGCGCCATTTTTTCCGCCTATCCGCGCCTGCTGGCGGATTCCGAAATCATGAATTTCCTCGTCGATTACCTGCGTCTGATGATCAGCGGCAATATGAATGCCTTTGAAATGGAAGCGCTGATGGATGAGGAGATCGAAACCTGCGAGCACGAACACGATGTTCCGGCGAACAGTATCAATGCCGTGGGCGATGCGCTGCCGGCATTTGGTATCGTTGCGGCGGTGATGGGCGTGGTCAATGCGCTGGCGGCGGCAGATCGCCCGGCAGCGGAGCTGGGCGAACTGATTGCCCATGCGATGGTAGGAACTTTCCTCGGCATCCTGATTGCTTACGGTATGGTTCTGCCGCTGGCAACGCTGTTGCGTCAGCGTAGCGCCGAGCATTTGAAAATGCTGGAGTGCATTAAAACCACGCTGCTGTGCAGCATTCATGGTTATGCGCCGCAGATTGCCGTTGAATTCGGCCGTAAAACGCTCTATTCGACAGAGCGCCCGAGTTTTGCCGAACTTGATGAGCACGTTCGCGAAGTCCGCTCCTCTTCATCGTCCGCACCGACGGGAGAGGCAACGTGA
- the motB gene encoding flagellar motor protein MotB has protein sequence MKKKSAATIVVRKFNRKKHESHGGSWKIAYADFMTAMMAFFLVMWLLSSSSPEQRIQIAEYFKVPLKNALAKGDKVSLSDSVIPGGGDDPVKNDGEVFKKTLNKIDEKKREANLKRARNKLQSLIQTDPRLNNFTSNLRLSLTDDGLLIQITDSADRPMFKVGSPVPESYMVNILQALVPVLNELPNRIIMTGHTDAQPYANGEAGYSNWELSSDRANASRRILISAGLGSNKFIRVIGTADTMVQSGTIANDPINRRISILVLSQERAKQILQEDVLLREPVSLLDDSKKTEQGAAAPAPESTVKTVMEKN, from the coding sequence GTGAAGAAAAAGTCAGCCGCAACCATTGTTGTCCGCAAATTCAACCGAAAAAAACACGAGTCGCATGGCGGCTCATGGAAAATCGCCTACGCGGACTTTATGACCGCGATGATGGCTTTTTTCCTGGTGATGTGGCTGCTCTCATCCTCTTCTCCGGAGCAGCGCATACAGATCGCTGAATATTTCAAAGTCCCGCTGAAAAACGCGCTGGCGAAGGGCGATAAAGTCAGCCTGAGCGACAGTGTGATCCCCGGCGGTGGGGACGATCCCGTGAAGAACGACGGGGAAGTCTTCAAAAAGACGTTGAATAAAATTGATGAGAAAAAGCGTGAAGCAAATCTGAAACGCGCCAGAAACAAGCTGCAAAGCCTGATTCAAACCGATCCTCGTCTGAACAATTTCACCTCGAATTTACGGCTTTCGCTGACCGATGATGGTCTGCTCATTCAGATCACCGACAGCGCCGATCGCCCGATGTTTAAAGTCGGCAGCCCGGTGCCGGAGAGTTATATGGTGAATATCCTCCAGGCCCTTGTTCCGGTGCTGAATGAATTGCCTAACCGCATCATTATGACCGGTCATACCGATGCGCAGCCCTATGCCAACGGTGAAGCGGGTTACAGCAACTGGGAGCTCTCCTCCGATCGCGCCAACGCATCGCGTCGCATTCTGATCAGCGCCGGGCTTGGCAGTAACAAATTTATCCGGGTGATTGGTACCGCCGACACTATGGTGCAGTCAGGCACCATCGCCAACGACCCGATTAACCGGCGTATCAGTATCCTGGTGCTCAGCCAGGAGCGCGCCAAACAAATCCTGCAGGAAGATGTGCTGCTGCGTGAACCTGTCTCTCTGTTGGATGACAGTAAAAAAACGGAGCAGGGCGCAGCCGCACCTGCACCTGAATCAACCGTCAAAACGGTCATGGAGAAGAACTAA
- the cheA gene encoding chemotaxis protein CheA: MDISDFYQAFFDEADELLADMEKHLLDLDLLSPDREVLNAIFRAAHSIKGGAGTFGFSALQQTMHILENLLDDVRSDKLRITEEIRSLFLEGKDIMQDQLDAYKSSSEPDQEAYQYICEALRQIANEHAAQPPVAAIVPAAIVASVTAAAIAVPVAAEEGEPRLLIVLQKVKAEDQDPLLEELANLGSISDVQRENGALQLVLQTTTSADDIQAVLCFILEPEQITISPAPAKAATPVTVEEHAGPEVAESSAVAQPVAGASAQARPSRPESSRNRPQAAEASSIRVAVEKVDQIINQVGELIITQAMLSQLSGTLDSSSHDTLLNTIVQLERNARDLQESVMSIRMMPMDYVFSRFPRLVHDLAAKLNKEVELTLVGGSAELDKRLIEQIVDPLTHLVRNSLDHGIEPVDVRRANGKPDKGNLVLSAEHHGGNIIIEVSDDGAGLNREKILARAQAQGMSISENISDEDVWMLIFAAGFSTAEKVTDISGRGVGMDVVRRNIQEMGGHITLHSEQGKGSTIRIILPLTLAILDGMSVRIGSEIYVLPLGSMMESLMLSETKMHRMTGGERMLQVRDEYLQLVELGQLFGIHEADYDISEGIAVIVQSAGNRYALLVDQLIGQHQVVVKNLEQNYRKIPGISAATILGDGSVALILDVAVLTTLAKKRDSLTMVPELQVGRLLNELN, translated from the coding sequence TTGGATATCAGCGACTTTTATCAGGCTTTTTTTGATGAGGCTGACGAGTTGTTGGCCGACATGGAAAAGCACCTGCTTGACCTCGATCTGCTGTCGCCAGACAGAGAAGTATTGAATGCCATTTTTCGTGCCGCTCACTCGATAAAAGGGGGAGCCGGTACGTTTGGTTTTTCTGCGCTGCAGCAGACGATGCATATTCTGGAAAATCTCCTCGACGATGTTCGTAGCGACAAGTTACGGATTACCGAAGAGATTCGAAGTTTGTTTTTGGAAGGTAAGGACATCATGCAGGATCAACTGGACGCCTACAAATCCTCCTCTGAGCCGGATCAGGAGGCTTATCAGTATATTTGCGAAGCGCTACGGCAAATTGCTAACGAGCACGCCGCACAGCCGCCCGTTGCGGCGATTGTCCCGGCGGCTATCGTCGCGTCAGTGACGGCCGCGGCCATCGCGGTGCCGGTGGCAGCCGAAGAGGGTGAACCACGCCTGCTCATCGTGCTGCAAAAGGTGAAAGCTGAGGATCAGGATCCGCTGCTGGAAGAGCTGGCGAATCTGGGGAGCATCAGTGATGTGCAGCGCGAAAATGGCGCGTTGCAACTGGTATTGCAAACCACCACCAGCGCCGACGATATCCAGGCGGTGCTGTGCTTTATTCTGGAACCGGAACAGATAACCATCTCTCCGGCGCCCGCCAAAGCCGCCACTCCGGTTACCGTTGAAGAGCATGCCGGGCCGGAAGTGGCAGAAAGCAGCGCGGTTGCGCAGCCTGTTGCTGGCGCTTCAGCACAGGCGCGTCCTTCGCGACCGGAATCTTCACGCAACCGCCCGCAGGCGGCGGAAGCGAGCAGCATTCGCGTCGCGGTGGAAAAAGTGGATCAGATCATCAACCAGGTTGGCGAACTGATCATCACGCAGGCGATGCTGTCGCAGCTTTCCGGCACCCTTGATTCATCAAGCCACGATACCCTGCTCAATACCATTGTTCAGCTTGAGCGTAATGCCCGCGACCTTCAGGAATCGGTGATGTCTATCCGCATGATGCCGATGGATTACGTCTTTAGCCGCTTCCCGCGTCTGGTTCACGATCTGGCGGCGAAACTGAATAAAGAGGTGGAGCTGACGCTGGTGGGCGGCTCCGCTGAGCTGGACAAACGCCTAATCGAACAGATCGTCGATCCGTTGACGCATCTGGTGCGTAACAGCCTCGATCACGGAATTGAACCGGTTGACGTGCGTCGCGCCAACGGCAAGCCGGATAAAGGCAACCTGGTGCTCTCTGCGGAACATCATGGCGGCAACATCATTATTGAAGTGAGTGATGACGGCGCCGGGTTGAACCGCGAAAAAATTCTCGCGCGGGCGCAGGCTCAGGGCATGTCGATCAGCGAAAACATCAGCGATGAAGATGTGTGGATGTTGATTTTCGCCGCCGGGTTCTCCACCGCAGAAAAAGTGACGGATATCTCCGGTCGCGGCGTGGGTATGGACGTTGTGCGCCGTAATATCCAGGAAATGGGCGGCCACATCACCCTCCATTCTGAGCAGGGTAAAGGTTCGACCATCCGCATTATTTTGCCGCTGACGCTGGCCATCCTCGATGGCATGTCGGTTCGCATCGGTTCTGAGATCTATGTGTTGCCGCTCGGCAGCATGATGGAATCGTTAATGCTTTCTGAAACCAAAATGCACCGTATGACCGGCGGCGAGCGGATGTTGCAGGTGCGCGATGAGTATTTGCAGCTTGTCGAGCTGGGACAACTTTTTGGCATTCACGAAGCGGATTACGACATCAGCGAGGGAATTGCCGTGATTGTACAGAGCGCGGGTAATCGTTATGCCCTGCTGGTGGATCAACTGATCGGTCAGCATCAGGTGGTAGTGAAAAACCTCGAACAGAACTACCGCAAAATACCGGGCATTTCTGCCGCCACCATTCTGGGGGACGGTAGCGTGGCGTTAATACTGGATGTCGCCGTGTTAACGACATTAGCCAAAAAAAGAGATTCGCTGACAATGGTGCCTGAATTACAGGTTGGAAGGTTATTAAATGAACTTAACTGA
- the cheW gene encoding chemotaxis protein CheW, with amino-acid sequence MNLTDKEKQLKDDAGHEFLAFRLGNEEYGIEILKVQEIRGYDRVTRIANTPDFIAGVTNLRGVIVPIVDLRVKFALESANFDDNTIVIVLSLNSSRVVGIVVDGVSDVLSLDAAQIKPAPEYTVALSTQYLLGLGSMGERMLILVDIEKLLNSDEMELIDKVADNGFN; translated from the coding sequence ATGAACTTAACTGATAAAGAAAAGCAATTGAAGGATGACGCGGGGCATGAATTCCTCGCCTTCCGTCTGGGTAATGAAGAGTACGGCATTGAGATCCTGAAAGTGCAGGAGATCCGTGGCTACGATCGCGTGACGCGTATTGCCAATACGCCAGACTTTATCGCGGGCGTCACCAATTTGCGCGGCGTGATTGTACCGATTGTCGATCTGCGGGTGAAATTCGCTCTTGAGTCGGCCAATTTTGATGACAATACCATTGTGATTGTCCTCAGCCTGAACAGCAGCCGCGTGGTGGGTATTGTCGTTGATGGTGTTTCCGATGTGCTGTCGCTGGACGCCGCGCAGATTAAACCTGCGCCGGAATATACCGTGGCGCTCTCCACGCAATATTTGCTGGGCCTCGGTTCGATGGGCGAGCGGATGCTGATTCTGGTGGATATCGAAAAACTGTTGAACAGTGATGAGATGGAACTGATCGATAAAGTGGCCGATAACGGCTTCAATTAA
- a CDS encoding alpha/beta hydrolase-fold protein, which produces MKRNIACLTLAITALLGSAAVPAFAAPLPVTPDLSVPVSQYVTQVNADKSITFRLFAPGAKRVSVITGSTPDSYVSHDMSKDASGVWSWKSGVLAPNLYEYYFDVDGFRSVDTGSRFQKPQRQVNTSLILVPGSILDDRAVPHGDLLTVTYHSKELGSERQAYIWTPPGYNGKGEPLPVLYFYHGFGDTGLSAIDQGRLPQIMDNLLAEGKIKPMLVVVPDTETDIMQAIPENFPPKDRRKTFYPLNAKAADRELMHDIIPLVDARFNVRKDASGRALAGLSQGGYQALVSGMNHLESFGWLATFSGVTTTTVPDAGVSAQFSKPALINKQLHNFTVVVGEKDSVTGKDIAGLKSELEKQGIKFDYKVYPGLNHEMDVWRPAYAEFVQKLFK; this is translated from the coding sequence ATGAAAAGAAACATCGCTTGTCTGACGCTGGCCATTACCGCTCTGCTGGGCAGCGCGGCGGTTCCGGCTTTTGCGGCGCCCTTGCCGGTGACGCCTGATTTGTCGGTGCCGGTCAGCCAGTATGTGACGCAGGTTAACGCCGATAAAAGCATCACCTTTCGCCTTTTCGCGCCGGGCGCAAAACGGGTCTCGGTGATCACGGGCTCGACCCCGGACAGCTATGTTTCCCATGATATGAGCAAAGACGCCAGCGGCGTCTGGTCCTGGAAGAGCGGGGTGCTGGCGCCGAACCTCTATGAGTACTATTTCGATGTCGATGGCTTCCGCTCGGTGGATACGGGAAGCCGTTTTCAGAAGCCGCAGCGCCAGGTGAATACCAGTCTGATTCTGGTGCCGGGCAGTATTCTCGACGATCGCGCCGTGCCTCATGGCGATCTGTTGACGGTGACTTATCACTCGAAAGAGCTGGGCTCCGAGCGGCAGGCCTATATCTGGACGCCGCCGGGTTATAACGGAAAAGGCGAACCGCTACCGGTGCTCTATTTCTATCATGGTTTTGGCGATACCGGCCTTTCGGCAATCGATCAGGGGCGTCTGCCGCAGATCATGGATAACCTGCTGGCCGAAGGGAAAATCAAACCGATGCTGGTCGTGGTTCCGGATACCGAAACCGACATCATGCAGGCGATCCCGGAGAATTTTCCGCCGAAAGATCGCCGTAAAACATTTTATCCCCTCAATGCCAAAGCGGCAGACCGCGAACTGATGCACGATATTATTCCGCTGGTTGACGCGCGGTTTAACGTGCGCAAAGACGCCAGCGGACGCGCGCTGGCAGGGTTGTCGCAAGGGGGATATCAGGCGCTGGTTTCCGGGATGAACCACCTTGAAAGCTTCGGCTGGCTGGCGACTTTTAGCGGTGTCACCACCACAACGGTACCCGATGCGGGTGTTAGCGCGCAGTTCAGTAAACCGGCGTTAATTAATAAGCAACTGCATAATTTCACCGTTGTTGTCGGCGAAAAGGACTCCGTCACCGGAAAAGACATCGCCGGGTTGAAGAGCGAGCTGGAGAAACAGGGGATCAAGTTTGATTACAAAGTGTACCCCGGTCTGAACCATGAAATGGATGTCTGGCGTCCGGCGTATGCGGAGTTTGTGCAGAAACTGTTTAAGTAA
- a CDS encoding sensor domain-containing diguanylate cyclase, translating to MKRELFVGLTILAVVFFVMSIILSFHIWITRTQTINDLNTNVSNLSHTLNLYSEGVIRQGEMLIENLSDITEIYGEDTNQIVNIKKILAGQDELLEQLNNVVIYDATGNKLIALHERLSGRANSADRFFFVYHQNNTSKKVFIGPPVVSRTNGKWVITLSRRLEDHQGRFAGVAVLTLNIENFLETFGKIDIGHSGAIALTSESGVLLIRYPFDEKYIGRVISDSPLFTTYLKNSNSGTARSISRFDKIQRMYAFQKNKRYGLVTTVAVSIDEGMLSWKKQSEILIVVVIFLMGGVITSGYFLLRDIHRRVRASRELSKTTESLMTANKKLKAMAAEDSLTGLANRRKFDETLPREILQCAVNNQTISLMLIDIDYFKKYNDNYGHLAGDDCLRQVATSLKKTVEDSSSLVARYGGEEFVVILPATDLIAAEKRAKEIIHSICQENIPHEYSPFGIVTVSIGIASAPGPAAKGKETTLIECADDALYHAKYAGRNGFFSSTHRF from the coding sequence ATGAAGAGAGAGCTTTTTGTTGGGTTGACAATTCTTGCTGTTGTCTTCTTCGTAATGTCGATAATTTTATCCTTCCATATCTGGATTACCCGTACACAGACAATCAACGATCTTAATACTAACGTTTCGAATTTAAGCCATACTCTCAATCTTTATTCTGAGGGCGTTATCCGGCAAGGTGAGATGCTCATAGAGAATCTTTCGGACATAACGGAAATTTATGGCGAAGACACCAACCAGATTGTCAATATAAAGAAAATTCTTGCTGGTCAGGATGAATTGCTGGAGCAACTCAACAATGTTGTTATTTATGATGCTACTGGCAATAAACTCATCGCATTACATGAAAGGCTTTCTGGCCGCGCCAATAGCGCAGACCGTTTTTTCTTTGTCTATCATCAGAATAATACGTCCAAAAAAGTTTTTATTGGTCCTCCCGTCGTCAGCCGCACAAACGGGAAATGGGTGATAACCCTCAGTCGCCGGCTGGAAGATCACCAGGGCAGGTTTGCCGGTGTCGCCGTTCTCACCCTCAACATTGAAAATTTCCTTGAAACGTTTGGCAAGATCGATATTGGCCATTCTGGCGCTATTGCATTAACCAGCGAGTCCGGAGTATTGCTGATACGTTATCCTTTTGATGAAAAATATATTGGTCGGGTTATTTCCGACTCGCCGCTTTTTACAACATACCTGAAAAACAGTAATTCTGGCACCGCAAGAAGTATCTCTCGCTTTGACAAGATACAAAGGATGTATGCATTTCAAAAAAATAAACGATATGGCTTAGTCACCACTGTTGCCGTGAGTATCGACGAAGGCATGTTGTCCTGGAAAAAACAATCAGAAATTCTGATTGTGGTTGTTATCTTTCTGATGGGCGGCGTGATAACTTCCGGTTATTTTCTTCTGCGGGATATTCATCGGCGGGTGCGCGCCAGCCGTGAGCTGTCAAAAACCACTGAGTCACTCATGACAGCCAACAAGAAATTAAAGGCTATGGCGGCTGAAGATAGTTTAACCGGATTGGCGAACCGTCGAAAGTTCGATGAAACGTTGCCCCGCGAAATATTACAATGCGCCGTAAATAACCAGACCATATCCTTAATGCTTATTGATATAGATTACTTTAAGAAATATAACGATAATTACGGCCACTTAGCCGGCGATGACTGTTTACGCCAGGTTGCAACATCCCTGAAAAAAACAGTAGAAGACAGCTCGTCGCTGGTTGCCCGCTACGGCGGAGAAGAGTTTGTTGTTATTCTTCCTGCAACAGATTTGATTGCTGCAGAAAAGAGAGCTAAAGAAATCATTCACAGTATTTGTCAGGAAAATATCCCTCATGAATATAGCCCGTTCGGAATAGTGACCGTCAGCATTGGTATTGCTTCTGCCCCCGGTCCGGCGGCGAAAGGTAAGGAGACAACGCTTATCGAATGCGCTGATGATGCGCTTTATCATGCAAAATATGCCGGGCGTAATGGCTTTTTCTCCTCAACGCATCGGTTTTAA